A single genomic interval of Camelina sativa cultivar DH55 chromosome 11, Cs, whole genome shotgun sequence harbors:
- the LOC104728289 gene encoding uncharacterized protein LOC104728289 yields the protein MPSHDRPRASQLARRLSTTVQLAKLSRANASWTLAGRADTSWPSCPQLLSISLKQTAAPFGSRDAGVTVHQVKGSIRHDEGDLGQAPEQDDELLDEHISGDDHDTGPKTDWRIPIREYILNGTVPADRWQARKLKAQSARFCIIGEELYKRCIAGPYLRCVHGEETESIMEEAHEGPYGNHSGGRSLALRIKQQGYFWPTMLADCDAHGKSWDKCQRHAPMTNQPAELRKSVSSPYLFMRWSMDAISSLEQSGRRRVKHLLVVTDYFTKWIEAESYQSITRDHVKDFLWKNVVCFHCIPYEIVTDNGTNLISSVVQKFCDDWGIPLTPYTPWYPQGNGQAEAANKLIMDGLKRRLGAAKSGSDAQRPGVLWATRTTPHGSTGEIAFSQAYGIEAVVPAEISVGSIR from the exons ATGCCGTCCCATGACCGTCCACGAGCTTCCCAGCTGGCCCGGAGACTGTCCACCACCGTCCAGCTGGCCAAGCTTAGTCGAGCTAACGCTAGCTGGACGCTAGCTGGACGAGCTGATACTAGCTGGcctagctgtccgcagctg CTATcgatttccttaaaacaaactgCCGCTCCTTTCGGATCGCgggacgcgggcgttacagTCCACCAAGTCAAGGGCAGCATTAGACACGACGAGGGAGATCTCGGACAGGCACCTGAGCAGGATGATGAACTCCTAGATGAGCATATATCAGGAGACGACCACGATACAGGACCGAAAACGGACTGGCGGATCCCAATACGCGAGTACATCTTGAACGGAACCGTTCCCGCGGATCGATGGCAAGCGCGAAAGCTCAAAGCGCAAAGTGCGCGGTTCTGCATCATCGGCGAAGAGCTATATAAGCGATGCATTGCCGGTCCATACCTCAGATGCGTTCACGGGGAAGAGACCGAAAGCATCATGGAAGAGGCTCACGAGGGACCCTACGGAAATCATTCTGGAGGTCGATCGCTAGCTCTCAGGATAAAACAGCAAGGGTACTTCTGGCCGACCATGCTCGCAGACTGCGACGCGCATGGCAAAAGTTGGGACAAATGTCAACGCCATGCACCCATGACCAATCAGCCCGCCGAGCTGAGAAAATCGGTCTCCTCCCCTTATCTTTTCATGCGATGGTCGATGGATGCCATCAGCTCCCTAGAGCAGTCGGGAAGACGACGCGTGAAACACCTACTGGTCGTAACTGACTATTTTACCAAGTGGATTGAAGCGGAATCCTATCAATCAATTACTCGGGATCATGTGAAAGATTTCCTTTGGAAAAACGTGGTATGTTTTCACTGCATCCCTTACGAGATCGTAACAGATAACGGAACCAATTTGATTTCATCTGTAGTGCAAAAATTCTGCGACGACTGGGGCATTCCGCTTACCCCGTACACACCCTGGTACCCTCAGGGGAATGGGCAGGCCGAGGCGGCCAACAAACTAATCATGGATGGTCTTAAGCGACGGTTAGGCGCCGCAAAGTCCGGCTCGGATGCTCAGCGGCCCGGAGTCCTATGGGCCACCCGAACTACCCCACATGGGAGCACAGGTGAAATCGCTTTCTCCCAAGCCTACGGGATCGAAGCCGTCGTACCGGCAGAAATCTCCGTAGGTAGTATCCGCTGA
- the LOC109127333 gene encoding uncharacterized protein LOC109127333: MEVYIDDMLVKSTREQDHVSQLKEYFKILNLYGMKLNPTKCTFGVASDKFLGYLVTERGIEANPKQITTFLEMPSPKTTREVQRLTGRIAALNRFISWSTDRYLSFYQMLKGNRKFEWDGKCEEAFQELKRYLFEPPVLSKPVDGENLLLYIVVSDSAVREYWFENMRGRRNPSTTSLSISLKQTAAPFGSRDAGVTVHQVKGSIRHDEGDLGQAPEQDDELLDEHISGDDHDTGPKTDWRIPIREYILNGTVPADRWQARKLKAQSARFCIIGEELYKRCIAGPYLRCVHGEETESIMEEAHEGPYGNHSGGRSLALRIKQQGYFWPTMLADCDAHGKSWDKCQRHAPMTNQPAELRKSVSSPYLFMRWSMDAISSLEQSGRRRVKHLLVVTDYFTKWIEAESYQSITRDHVKDFLWKNVVCFHCIPYEIVTDNGTNLISSVVQKFCDDWGIPLTPYTPWYPQGNGQAEAANKLIMDGLKRRLGAAKSGSDAQRPGVLWATRTTPHGSTGEIAFSQAYGIEAVVPAEISVGSIR; this comes from the exons atggaagtctacatcgatGACATGCTTGTCAAGTCGACACGCGAACAAGATCATGTCTCCCAACTCAAAGAGTATTTTAAAATCCTGAACCTGTACGGGATGAAACTCAACCCGACCAAATGCACATTCGGCGTTGCGTCCGACAAGTTCTTGGGATACCTCGTCACCGAGCGTGGGATCGAAGCAAATCCCAAACAGATCACAACCTTCCTCGAGATGCCCTCCCCGAAAACTACCCGAGAGGTGCAGAGGCTAACGGGGCGGATTGCCGCCCTAAATCGCTTCATCTCATGGTCTACAGACCGCTATCTCTCATTTTACCAAATGTTGAAGGGCAATCGGAAGTTCGAGTGGGATGGAAAGTGCGAGGAAGCATTCCAGGAATTAAAAAGGTACCTTTTCGAGCCTCCTGTGCTCTCAAAGCCGGTGGACGGGGAAAACCTCCTCCTCTACATTGTTGTATCCGACTCTGCAGTGAGGGAGTACTGGTTCGAGAATATGAGGGGGAGAAGAAATCCGTCTACTACGTCA CTATcgatttccttaaaacaaactgCCGCTCCTTTCGGATCGCgggacgcgggcgttacagTCCACCAAGTCAAGGGCAGCATTAGACACGACGAGGGAGATCTCGGACAGGCACCTGAGCAGGATGATGAACTCCTAGATGAGCATATATCAGGAGACGACCACGATACAGGACCGAAAACGGACTGGCGGATCCCAATACGCGAGTACATCTTGAACGGAACCGTTCCCGCGGATCGATGGCAAGCGCGAAAGCTCAAAGCGCAAAGTGCGCGGTTCTGCATCATCGGCGAAGAGCTATATAAGCGATGCATTGCCGGTCCATACCTCAGATGCGTTCACGGGGAAGAGACCGAAAGCATCATGGAAGAGGCTCACGAGGGACCCTACGGAAATCATTCTGGAGGTCGATCGCTAGCTCTCAGGATAAAACAGCAAGGGTACTTCTGGCCGACCATGCTCGCAGACTGCGACGCGCATGGCAAAAGTTGGGACAAATGTCAACGCCATGCACCCATGACCAATCAGCCCGCCGAGCTGAGAAAATCGGTCTCCTCCCCTTATCTTTTCATGCGATGGTCGATGGATGCCATCAGCTCCCTAGAGCAGTCGGGAAGACGACGCGTGAAACACCTACTGGTCGTAACTGACTATTTTACCAAGTGGATTGAAGCGGAATCCTATCAATCAATTACTCGGGATCATGTGAAAGATTTCCTTTGGAAAAACGTGGTATGTTTTCACTGCATCCCTTACGAGATCGTAACAGATAACGGAACCAATTTGATTTCATCTGTAGTGCAAAAATTCTGCGACGACTGGGGCATTCCGCTTACCCCGTACACACCCTGGTACCCTCAGGGGAATGGGCAGGCCGAGGCGGCCAACAAACTAATCATGGATGGTCTTAAGCGACGGTTAGGCGCCGCAAAGTCCGGCTCGGATGCTCAGCGGCCCGGAGTCCTATGGGCCACCCGAACTACCCCACATGGGAGCACAGGTGAAATCGCTTTCTCCCAAGCCTACGGGATCGAAGCCGTCGTACCGGCAGAAATCTCCGTAGGTAGTATCCGCTGA